A single window of Betta splendens chromosome 11, fBetSpl5.4, whole genome shotgun sequence DNA harbors:
- the LOC114865349 gene encoding synaptic vesicle glycoprotein 2A-like: MEDGYQNRTAFIKGAKDIAKEVKRQASKKVGRSVDRVSDEYSKRSYSRFEEDDDDDYPPQGGRGGGGGGGGYYRGDSQAANDDEGGHSDSTEGHDEDDEIYEGEYQGIPRADSAKGSLAGGPGSVRAGGQQLRDAGASEAERRKDQEELAQQYETILQECGHGKFQWTLYFVLGLALMADGVEIFVVGFVLPSAEKDMCLSEPNKSMLGLIVYFGMMVGAFLWGAMADRIGRRQSLLICLSINSIFSFFSSFVQGYSTFLFCRLLSGVGIGGSIPIVFSYYSEFLAQEKRGEHLSWLCMFWMIGGIYASAMAWAIIPHYGWSFQMGSAYQFHSWRVFVLVCAFPSVAAIAALNAMPESPRFYLENGKHDEGWMILKQVHDTNMRAKGYPERVFTVTTIKTVKQVDELVDTGTDTPVWQRYRLKIMSLSSQMRNNILACFSPEYKRTTFMLMAVWFTMSFSYYGLTVWFPDMIKYIQKQEYDSKTKTFSKERVEHVTFNFTLENQVHRQGHYFNDKFLNLKMKSMVFEDSVFEECYFEDITSTHTFFRNCTFIASLFYNTDLFKYRFIDCKLVNSTFLHNKEGCILDFSDDFNNAYMIYFVNFLGTLAVLPGNIVSALLMDKIGRLRMLAGSSVISCVSCFFLMFGNSESGMIALLCLFGGISIASWSALDVITVELYPSDKRTTAFGFLNALCKLAAVLGISIFQSFVGITKAVPIIFAAGALAAGSFLATKLPETRGQVLQ; the protein is encoded by the exons ATGGAGGACGGCTACCAGAACCGGACCGCCTTCATAAAAGGAGCCAAAGACATCGCCAAAGAGGTCAAGCGGCAGGCGTCCAAGAAGGTGGGCCGCTCCGTGGACCGCGTGAGCGACGAGTACAGCAAGCGCTCCTACAGCCGCTtcgaggaggacgacgacgacgactACCCCCCGCAGGGCGgccggggcggcggcggcggcggcggcggctactACCGCGGGGACAGCCAGGCGGCCAACGACGACGAGGGCGGCCACAGCGACTCCACCGAGGGCCACGACGAGGACGACGAGATCTACGAGGGCGAGTACCAGGGCATCCCCCGCGCCGACTCGGCCAAGGGCAGCCTGGCCGGCGGCCCCGGCTCCGTCAGGGCCGGCGGCCAGCAGCTCAGGGACGCGGGCGCCTCGGAGGCGGAGCGGAGGAAggaccaggaggagctggcgcAGCAGTACGAGACCATCCTGCAGGAGTGCGGCCACGGCAAGTTCCAGTGGACGCTGTACTTCGTGCTGGGCCTGGCGCTCATGGCCGACGGCGTGGAGATCTTCGTGGTGGGCTTCGTCCTGCCCAGCGCCGAGAAGGACATGTGCCTGTCGGAGCCGAACAAGAGCATGCTGG GCCTCATCGTGTACTTCGGGATGATGGTGGGGGCTTTCCTCTGGGGGGCCATGGCCGACCGCATAGGGCGCCGCCAGTCTCTCCTCATCTGCCTCTCCATCAACAgcatcttctccttcttctcgtCCTTCGTCCAGGGTTACAGCACCTTCCTGTTCTGCCGGCTGCTCTCGGGCGTCGG GATTGGTGGTTCGATTCCCATCGTGTTTTCCTACTACTCTGAATTCCTGGCTCAAGAGAAGCGCGGCGAGCATCTCAGCTGGCTCTGCATGTTCTGGATGATTGGGGGAATATACGCGTCCGCTATGGCCTGGGCCATCATCCCACATTACG GATGGAGCTTCCAGATGGGCTCCGCGTACCAGTTCCACAGctggcgtgtgtttgtgttggtgtgtgcgtTCCCATCTGTTGCCGCCATAGCTGCCCTCAACGCGATGCCAGAGAGCCCACGCTTCTACCTGGAG AACGGCAAACACGACGAAGGCTGGATGATCCTGAAGCAAGTTCACGACACGAACATGCGGGCGAAGGGATACCCGGAGAGGGTGTTCACT GTCACGACAATTAAGACGGTGAAGCAGGTGGACGAGCTGGTGGACACCGGCACCGACACGCCGGTCTGGCAGCGCTACAGGCTGAAGATCATGAGCCTGTCCTCACAG ATGCGGAATAACATTCTCGCCTGCTTCAGCCCTGAGTACAAGCGGACAACTTTCATGCTCATGGCTGTTTGGTTTACCATGTCTTTCAG CTATTACGGTCTGACTGTGTGGTTCCCGGACATGATCAAGTACATCCAGAAACAGGAATACGACTCCAAGACAAAGACTTTCAGTAAGGAGCGGGTGGAGCACGTCACCTTCAACTTCACCCTGGAAAACCAGGTGCATCGCCAAGGGCACTACTTCAATGACAA GTTCCTCAACCTGAAGATGAAGTCGATGGTGTTTGAAGACTCTGTGTTTGAGGAGTGCTACTTTGAGGACATCACCTCCACGCACACCTTCTTCAGGAACTGCACCTTCATTGCGAGCCTGTTTTATAACACAG ATCTATTCAAATACAGGTTCATCGACTGCAAACTGGTCAACAGCACGTTTCTCCACAACAAAGAGGGCTGCATCCTCGACTTCAGCGACGACTTCAACAATGCCTACATGATCTACTTCGTCAACTTCCTCGGCACGCTGGCGGTGTTGCCTGGCAACATAGTGTCGGCTCTCTTAATGGACAAAATCGGCCGCTTAAGGATGTTGG CGGGCTCCAGTGTCATTTCGTGCGTCAGCTGCTTCTTCCTGATGTTCGGCAACAGTGAGTCAGGGATGATCGCCCTCTTGTGTCTGTTCGGCGGCATCAGCATCGCCTCGTGGAGCGCCCTGGACGTGATAACAGTGGAGCTCTACCCCTCGGACAAAAG GACCACGGCGTTCGGCTTCCTGAACGCCCTCTGTAAACTGGCCGCCGTCCTGGGCATCAGCATCTTCCAGTCGTTCGTGGGCATCACCAAGGCGGTGCCCATCATTTTCGCCGCCGGCGCCCTCGCCGCAGGTAGTTTCCTCGCGACGAAGTTGCCCGAGACGCGCGGCCAGGTGCTGCAGTAA